The nucleotide sequence GAAACGCTGGATGTAGCGCTTCATCTCGAGCGCGCTGTGCCAGTTCTCGAACCCGAACATGGTGCGCCAGTACAGCCAAAAGTTGGAATCGAGCACGTCGTCGGAGAAGTAGTCGGTGATGGCTTTGTCGTCGAGCTGCTCCTCGGGCGTGAAGAACAGGTTCATGATCTCCATGCACGCCTTGTCGGACAAGCCGAACTCGTTGTCGAGGCCGGCGTCTTCGCCTTGGTTGACCGTCGCGCGGCACAGGGAGTAGTTGGGATCGCGCTTGTTCAGCTGGTAGTAGTAATCGAGGATGCTCATGTTCTCGTCCTCGATGGAGGGGATGGATCGGAACAGGTCCCACATCACTTCGAAGTGGTTGTCCATCTCGCGTCCGCCGCGCATGGTGAACCCGATCTGCGGATACTCCCATCCGTCGCAGGCGCCGCCCGGTACGGCGTCGCGCTCGAATATATGCACGCGCGAGCCGTCCATCTGGGCGTCTCGTATCAGGTAGCATGCGGCCGTCAAGCCCGCCAATCCGGTACCGACGATGTAGGCCGATTTATCCTCGATGCCTTCCGGTTTTGCCGGGCGGGCGAACGCTTCGTAGTTTCCGCTGGAATAGTACACGGGTTCTCCAATCTCTCGACGTGAAGGTACGGCCATCATTGTGATGCGGGGTTCTTGCGGACGAGGGAAGCGTACCGAGCTGATGACGTGCCGTTGGGAGGAGGTCATGAGGGGGTGTTGCCTCGAATGGGCGATGCTCGCACCGGCTATTTGGGTATACTTGATCGCGTGCAGGTGGGCTGGGATGAAAGGGGAGGGAACGCGTATGAGCGAGTTCGTCGAGGCGCTGGTGAGCAACGGCAAGAGCCCGGGATTGCCGGAAGAGCACGACTGGTTCGGGAGGCTCGTAGGCAGCTGGAAGCTCGACTATTTCGATCGCAACCTATCCTCTTCGGTTAGAGGCGAGTGGATCTTCGAGCGGGTGCTCGAGGGCATGGGCATCCAGGACGTGATCATCCTGCCTGCGCGCGACATGCAAACGGAGTCGCCGCACCCCCTCACCGAGTACGGCACCTCGCTGCGTATCTACAACCCGGGCACGTGCGCGTGGGACGTCGCCTACGGCTATGCGGGCAAGATATTCCGGCTTGAGGCGCGGCGTGAGGATGACATGATCGTTCTCACGAACCTCGATGACGAGCGGCATAAGTGGGTGTTCGTCTCCATCGAGGATGACCGCTTCCATTGGCAGAACGTCAACGTGCAAGACGACGGCAGCTGGCACGTGAACGCCGACATCTACGCCGAGCGCGTCTAGGGGGCGTGACACGGGGACGGGGATAATGTCACGCTCCCTTTCGCTTCTCTCGGTCGTGGCGCGTCGCGGAGCGTGACATTATCCCCGTCCCCCTGTCACGCCTTCGCGCGCCAAGTCGCCTACAGGTGCATCATCAGCCAGCTGATGAGGTCTTCCTCGACCTCGAACTTGAGGTCGTCGTAGTTGTGGATCTCGTGGCGGTAGCCGGTGTAGAGTTTCGTCGTCACCTCGTGGCCGGTGTCGGCGAGCCAGTTCGCGCATTGGTAGACGCCCTCGCCGTAGTTGCCCACGGGGTCCTGGTCGCCGGCGATGCAGAGGACGGGCAGGTCGGCGGGCACCTTCTCCGCCCACTCGGGGCCCTCGATGACCAGCATCATGTCGATGAAATCGCGCAGGCTTACGTTGTGCGTGGGGTGCGTGAACGCGTCGAAGGGATCCTCCGCGTGGTCCTTCTGCACGGAGGGGTCGTGGCAGATCCACTCGTTGCCCAGCGCGGCGCCTTCCTCGCAGCGGCCGAACATCCAGCCCATGAGCTCGCCCACGAAGGCCGGGTTGCTCTCGTGGCCCTTGCCGGCGGCGATGGCCTCGTCCAGTTTCGCGCGCACCTCATGCGTGTTCTTGAAGATGCCGGTGGTGCCGCAGTAGACGGCGCCCGCCAGCTCGTCGCCGTACTTCGCGCTGAAGTCGCGCGCGATCATCGATCCCATCGAGTGCCCGAACAGGAAGTAGGGCAGGTCGGGGTACTTCTCGCACACGAAGTCCTTGAACCGCTTCTCGTCCTCCATCATGGTATGCGGCCCCGCGTCGCCCCAGTCGCCCCAGGTGTCGTTCGCTATGGCGGTGGCGCCGTGGCCCACGTGGTCGTCGGCCGCCACGATGAAGCCGGCGTCCATGAGCGCCACG is from Gordonibacter urolithinfaciens and encodes:
- a CDS encoding alpha/beta fold hydrolase; the encoded protein is MLHEIRFPSSNDRDQVTGWIYVPACEPEGIVQLVHGFGEHSRRYFHMIVALMDAGFIVAADDHVGHGATAIANDTWGDWGDAGPHTMMEDEKRFKDFVCEKYPDLPYFLFGHSMGSMIARDFSAKYGDELAGAVYCGTTGIFKNTHEVRAKLDEAIAAGKGHESNPAFVGELMGWMFGRCEEGAALGNEWICHDPSVQKDHAEDPFDAFTHPTHNVSLRDFIDMMLVIEGPEWAEKVPADLPVLCIAGDQDPVGNYGEGVYQCANWLADTGHEVTTKLYTGYRHEIHNYDDLKFEVEEDLISWLMMHL